From a single Clostridiales bacterium genomic region:
- the mgtE gene encoding magnesium transporter: MAKNEILDLIEKKDYLQVKQILTNMNSVDIADVFSQLGKANLAVIFRLLQKDKAADVFSYLDHDTQKHLVNLLTDKEISQIINDLFLDDAVDFLEEMPANVVTRVLKNTSEEMRAQINQFLQYDKDSAGSIMTIEFIDLKHDITVEQAFDVIRKKAFDKETIYTCYVKDDTRRLVGVVTVRELLLAPKDALISSIMETNVISAKTTDDKEVLAQLFTKYGLLALPVVDSENRLVGIVTIDDALTVIEEEATEDIEKMAALTPAEKPYLKTSVFRLALNRVVWMLILMLGAMFTGLIIEGYEASISALPILVGFIPMLMDTGGNGGAQSSTLIIRGMAVGEIKPSDAPKILWKELRVALVIGVILGLFVISRIMIFNNDPSKLAIGDAQNSPLNLALAVALSLMCTIIMAKLLGGFLPIAAKTLKLDPAIMAAPLITTIVDALSLLVYFNFLKLFITGL, from the coding sequence ATGGCAAAGAACGAAATACTTGATTTGATTGAAAAAAAAGATTATTTGCAAGTCAAGCAAATACTTACCAATATGAACAGCGTAGATATAGCCGATGTCTTTTCCCAATTGGGAAAGGCCAACCTCGCTGTTATATTCAGGCTTTTGCAAAAAGACAAGGCGGCGGATGTTTTTTCGTATCTTGACCATGACACCCAAAAGCATTTGGTCAATTTGCTCACCGACAAGGAGATAAGCCAGATAATTAACGACTTGTTCTTGGACGATGCGGTGGATTTTTTGGAAGAAATGCCCGCCAATGTCGTAACGCGCGTTTTAAAAAACACCAGCGAAGAGATGCGCGCCCAAATCAACCAATTTTTGCAATACGACAAAGACTCCGCCGGCAGCATAATGACCATTGAGTTTATAGACTTAAAACACGATATCACGGTTGAACAGGCTTTTGACGTAATCAGAAAAAAAGCCTTTGATAAAGAAACCATATATACCTGTTATGTCAAAGACGATACCCGCAGGCTAGTTGGAGTTGTGACGGTAAGAGAACTTTTGCTGGCGCCCAAAGACGCGCTCATCAGCTCGATAATGGAAACCAATGTAATAAGCGCCAAAACAACGGACGACAAAGAAGTCTTGGCCCAGTTGTTTACTAAGTATGGTTTGTTGGCGCTTCCTGTCGTGGACAGCGAAAACCGCTTGGTCGGAATAGTCACAATAGACGACGCGCTTACCGTAATTGAAGAAGAAGCTACCGAAGACATTGAAAAAATGGCCGCGTTGACGCCCGCCGAAAAACCTTATCTCAAAACCAGCGTGTTCCGCCTTGCGCTAAACCGCGTGGTATGGATGCTGATTTTGATGCTGGGCGCCATGTTTACGGGTCTTATAATAGAAGGTTATGAGGCTTCCATAAGCGCGCTGCCTATTTTGGTCGGGTTTATACCTATGCTGATGGATACGGGCGGAAATGGCGGCGCCCAAAGCAGCACACTAATAATTCGCGGCATGGCGGTGGGGGAGATTAAGCCTAGCGACGCGCCCAAAATATTATGGAAAGAACTAAGGGTGGCTTTGGTAATAGGCGTTATTTTGGGCTTATTTGTAATAAGCCGTATAATGATATTTAACAACGACCCTTCAAAATTGGCAATAGGCGATGCGCAAAATTCGCCCCTTAACCTTGCGCTTGCGGTCGCTTTGTCGCTTATGTGCACTATAATTATGGCAAAATTATTGGGCGGATTTTTACCTATAGCCGCGAAGACGCTAAAACTAGACCCCGCCATTATGGCGGCGCCGCTTATTACCACCATAGTGGACGCGCTCTCGC